In Pseudoxanthomonas sp. SE1, the genomic stretch CCTGCGCGAGCTGGCCGAACGTGATGGCGTGGAGTCGTACCTGATCGATGGCGCGCACGAGATCGATCCGCGCTGGGTCGAGGGCAAGCAGCGCGTCGGCGTGACCGCCGGTGCGTCCGCGCCCGATGTGCTGATCGAAGGGGTCATCCAGCGCCTGCGCGACCTGGGCGCGGGTGGTGTCAGCGAACTCGCAGGCGAGCCCGAGAACATGGTCTTCGCACTGCCCAAGGAACTGCGGCTGCAACTGGTGTCCTGACGGCTCCTGGCGCCGGCCCCGGACGGACCGGGGAATGGAGCCGCGAAGAACGCAGCGGCTTCAAACCCGCCATGCGAGGAGCGTACTCTCCGTGCGACCGCGCCCGGATGAGAGACAGGAAAGCGCCCGCGGCCTCGTCACCGCGGGCGCCAGCCGGCACCTGTCCCGGGGCAGGTGCGCTTAGCGGTACACGCGCTCGCAACGGCGTTCCACGATGCGGTCGCCCTTGTCTTCCTGGCTGTTGCCCTGCACCTTGCGGCCGATGGCGCCGCCGGCCACAGCGCCGCCGACAGTGGCGACTTTCTTGCCGCTGCCACTGCCGACCTGATTGCCCAGCAGGCCGCCCACGACCGCGCCGATGGCGGTGCCCGCCACGCGATTGGGGTCCTTGCTGTTCTTCTGCACTTCCACGTTCTTGCAGACGACCTTGCTGCCGTCGTTGAAACGGCGGCCTTCGTCTTCCGGGCCATACGTCTGCGCTGCAGTGGCCGACATCATCGACATCAGGCCCAGCGACAGCAGGAGGCGAGGGGTGTTCATGGCGAATCTCCTTGGTGGGTATCGCCATGCGAGCCTGCGCGGCCCGTCGCGAACGACAAGTGAAATCCGCGTTGCGCGTTCATGCCCCGGTTCGCTGTGCGTGACGATCCCGCCACAAACATGACGGCGGGCTGACGGATGGCGGGCGATATTGACGTACGCACCACACCGGCCGCCTTACGTTGCAGGCAACGAGACGAGAGGAGTCGCGCCCATGCATACCCCCGAAGAACTGGAAAAGAAGCTCTGGAAAGCAATCAAGTCCGATCGCACCTTGATGCTGGGGCTCGATGGTGCGGAGGCGGGCCATACGCGGCCGATGACCGCGCTGCTGGAACATGAAGGCCGTGGTCCGCTGTGGATCTTCACCGCCACCGACAACCAGCTTGCCCAGCGCACGCGATCCCCGCAGCGCGCATTGGCCACGTTCGCGTCGATGGGACACGATGTGTTCGCCAGCCTGCAAGGCATGTTGGTTCGCGATGATGATCGCGCGGTGATCGATCGCTTGTGGAACCCCTTCGTCGCCGCATGGTACGAGGGCGGCAAGAATGATCCCAAGCTGGCGCTGCTGCGCTTCGATGCCGAACATGCGGAGATATGGCTCAACGAGCAGAGCCTGCTGGCCGGGGTGAAGCTGCTGTTCGGTGTGGACCCCAAGGAGGACTACCAGGACAAAGTGGCCGACGTGGACCTGCGTACGCACCCGGCGTGATCCGGGGGCATCGATAGGCCGGAAGTCACGCCTTCCCCAACGGCGCCTGACTCCGGCCGCGCCGGTTTGGCCGGCGCGCGTTGTGACGCCCGTGAACAGGGAAAACCAACGCGCTGGAACAGGGGCCAGGCCGCGGTGATCACTCACCGGATGTCATGCCCCATGTTGTTGTATTCGCAAACCCATCTGCACAACCTGCTGGACCGACTGGAAACCAGCGACGCCCGTACCACCGGCCAACTCGAAGCGCTCACCGTGTGGGTGGCGGCGCTGGTACAGACCCATCCCGACGGTGAACGCCTGCGCGCCACCGCACAGGCATTGTCCGCATGCAGCCCATTCCGTGCGCTGTGCCAGTACCAGGAGGAGGTGGCTGCCTACGACGCCACGTTCTGCCAACTGCAATCGCTGGCCGCGCCCGCCGATGGCGCGCCGCGCGTGCGCATGCCGTTGCCGCCCAACGTATGAGGCGCGCCTCGCCTGATGCTGGCCGCCGTCGCGTACTGCGCACGCGCCGCCATTGCGAAGGTAGTGCCCCCGCGCTGACACCCCTGCGCGCCGCAGGCCTGCTGGCTGTGGCGGTGGTGGCGATGGGCGCGGTAGCTGCGCCGGATGCATCGCGCTCGCCCCTCCTCCGGCCTTCGGCCACCTTCTCCCCGCAATGCGGGGAGAAGGGACTTCGCGATGCACTGCATCAGGAAGAGGGTACCGCGCCAGCGATCCTTCGACGGGGACGCACTTGCAGCCAAGCTGGGCGAAGCTAGGGCTTCGCACAACGGTACCCGCGTGGTCGCCGTGGCTGTTTCACCGGATCCGGCAGGCCGCTGCTGCGGCATCGACCACGCGTGCAGTGTCGCGCGCGATTCGCAAAGACCACGTCAACGCGCGGGGCCGAATCGGCCTGAAGTGCGGGCCGGGTCACACCGCGGCGTGAACGCGTGCTGTCTTGCGCATCAGTGCGTGGCTGTCTGCGACGAGGTGCCGGTGACGTCGATGAAGACAGGGTTGGAATAGAACCACAGGTCCTGCCAAGGATCCTCGCCGGGCACATCCGCCTGCGCCGTCGCCTCGTGCGTGCTGCTGCCACGCGCGCGCACGAATGCGCCGCGAGCGGGTACCGGCACCTCCCACGTGACGGACAGCCAGTCGCCGTCGCGCCGCCAGGTGCCCGCGCCCCAACGGCGCGTCTGCATGACCGGGATGCCGTCGTCGCCGGGCGTGCCGACGATCAGCTCCATCTGCGCCAGCAGGGGGCGTTCGCCATGGGCATTCGGAGTTGCCGGTTGCCGTACGCGCAGCTCGATACGCATCGTGCTGGCCGCCGGGAGCACGAGCGTGTCGCCCAGGGTTGCGACGTGTGCAGCGCCGTCGGTGCTGCGCACCTTCAGTTCCAGTGCATCGATCAGGTCGCCGGTGACGGCGAACATGCGGCCCTCGCGCAGGCCGTCGAGGATGTCGCCGGCATCGCGCCGTGCCCACACGTAGGTCTTGCTGTATTCGCCCGGATCGTAATCGCGTCCGCCGTCGCGCAGGTTGTGGTGCGAGTCGGAGGTGGCGGTGATCCAGAAACGACGGCCCTCCGCGAGCAAGGTGTCCCACACGCCGCCCACCTGCGTGGTCATCTGGTCGAAGCCGCCGAACGTCGGCGCGGCGGCGTTGCGGTACAGGCCGCGCTCGGTGCGCGTGGCCTGGTGGCCGGGCGCGCCTTCCATGCCCACCAGGACGTGCGGCGCGGCGTCATGCCAGGCGCGCAGTTCGGCCGGTTCCACCTCGCCCCACTGGCCCACGCCGGTGGCGGTGCGCGAGGGGTGGTTGACGAACATCAGCGGCGGCGCGGGCAGGGTGCGCATGTGCACCAGCGCATCGAGCATGGTTTGCGTGTCGTCGCGCTGCACACCGTCGGTGGGTTCGTTGCGGCTGAAGCGGCGTTCGATCTCGACCAGTTGATCGCGCTCGCGCGGGCCCGGAGGGATGATCAGCGAGGCGTGTTCGGCGGCCGGTACGTCGAACTCCATGCCGTTGAACTGGATCAGCGCCGGCACGTCCCTGCGCGCCTGTTCCAGCGCTGGCCAGGCGTGGTCGCGGGTCACGGCGGAGTGACCGGGGCCGCCATGATCGGTATGCACCATCCAGGTGAGGCCGAACGCCAGCGCCTGCCGTGCGTTGCGGCTGCGCGTGTACGGCGAGTCGCCACCGCGGATGGGCGTGGGCGGTGAGGTACTGCGATCCCAGTCCACGCTCCACTCGCTGTGCACGTGGTGGTCGCCGGCTTGCCAACCGCGACCGGCGTGGGGATCGGTGGCGCAGGCGGAAAGGAGGAGGGCCGACAGGGCCGGCAGGAAGAGGAAGCGCATCGAAGTCCTCGCGAAGCAGGATGCCGCCGCGGCGTGCGGCGGTATCGCGGGAAGAAGAAGCGCGCCGCGGGCATCCGCCGGCGGCGCGCAGGTACTCAGAAGTCCGCGCGCAGGCCCAGGCTGATGCGGCGGCCCGACTTCTCGTACATCGTCGGGAACGACGGGTCCATGGTGTAGCCGCTGGTCACTTCGTCCGTCAGGTTGATGCCCTTCAGGCTCAGCTTCAGGTGGTCGCTGATGCGGTAGCCGATCGATACGTCCAGCTGGCCGTAGGCGTCGCGCCAGATCGGGTACATGTTGTAGCCGATCGACTCCACGTACTCGTCCTTGTGGTTGTACGACACGCGCGCATCGAAGTGCTGGTTCTCGTAGTAGGCGGTCAGGTTCCAGGTCTTCTCCGCCAGGCCCGGCATCGGCGTGCGGATGCCCAGGTCGGATTCGCCGGCCAGCGAACTGTCCAGCATCGTGTAGTTGGCATTGATGCCGAAGCCGTCCAGGGATGCGTGCAGCGCCGACAGCGGCAGGTTGGCGATCAGCTCGATGCCGTCCACGTCGTACGAGCCGCTGGCATTCACCGGCTGGTACACGTCGAAGTCGTAGTAGCCGTTGAGCGTGCCGTTGGCGTTGTAGACGGCCACGTCCTCGACCACGCCGGTCAGCGCGTTCACCACCACGCCGTCGATCTTCTTGCGGAAGTACGACGCCGCCAGCAGGCCGCCGTTGTCCAGGTACTTCTCCAGGCCGATTTCCCACTGTTTAGCGTAAGTGGGCTTCAGGTCCGGGTTGCCGTCGGTGAAGCGGAACGAGCTCCAGCTGGCGGTGCGTTTGTAGGCCACGTCGGTCAGTGCCGGACGGATCAGCGTCTCGGAGCCGGCGGCGCGCAGCAGCAGGCCGTCGGCGAGTTCGGCGGTCAGGTTGAAGCTGGGCAGTACGTCGGTGTAGCCGCCGTCGCTCGACACCGGCGTGTCGGTATAGCCGGTGCTGCCGTCCGGGTTCTGCACCGGGTGGTAGCCGAACGACACCACCGAGGTGTCGACGTAGCGCGCGCCCGCGTTCACCGTGACCGGCACACGACCAAGGGTGAAGTCGAAGTTGGTCATCGCGTACAGCGCGGCGACCTCTTCGTCCACGCGGTAGTACTGCGCGTCGTCGAACGGCGTGGCGAAACCGGGGTACCGGAAGTAGCCGCGGGCGAAGTCGTTGGACACCTGCTGCCAGTCGAGGTCCTTCACGCTGTAGGCACCGCCGGGGACGATGTCGCCGATCCATTGCAGCGGGCTGTCGGCCAGCGTGCGCGTATTGACCCAGGACGTGTCGCCGGGGCCCGGACCGGTGATCTTGAGTTCGCCGTACTGGCGCTCCTTGCTGCGGTCGGTGTAGCGGCCGCCGAACTGCACGCTGCGCAGCGCAGGCAGGAACGGCAGGTCGAGCTTGCGGGTGACGTCGAGCTTGGCGGCGTACTTGTCGTCGTCGATCTTCTCCAGCGTGGTTTCATACGCCTCGAACAGGTAGCGCTCGGGCGAGGCGTACATGTCGAAGCCGGCGGAACTCGCACTGGGAATGGTCTCGCCGCTGCGGCCGGTCCAGCGCGTGCGCGACGGCGCATAGGCGACGTGCTTCAGGTTGGAATAGTCCAGCGTCTTCTCCGCACCGGAGTAGCCGGCCATCGCTTCCACGTCCCAGAGATCGTTGTTCCAGTCCAGCGCCAGGCTGTACTGGCCGTAGTCGGTCTTGTTGATGCGCTCCTTGCTGAGGAACTCATGCTGGGTGGCGGTGTAGGACACGTCGCGCAGCACCAGCATGCCGTACTCGGACAGGGTGGTGTCGTCGTACTCGTGGATCGTTTCCAGCGTACTGCGGCTGGAGGCGGAGTAGGCGGCGGCGTCGTATTCGTCTTCGGTCGTGTCGTAGCCACCCACCATCGCGTCGAACGTCAGGCTGAAGGTGCTGCTGGGCCGGTACTGCAACGAGGCGGTGGCGCCCCACTTTTCCTGGTCGTTGAGGTAGACGCGGTCGCCCACCTTGTCCTGGAAGATGATCAGGTTGCTTTCTGCGGTATCCGCGCGGTTGTCGATGGTCCAGCCGGTGTCGCGCTCGACCACGGCCTCGGCCTGCGAGCCGCGGGTGCCGGAGGCGCCCAGGAAGCGCGACAGCGGGCGGAAGTTGATGCCCGAGGTGGAGTCGGTGCGGTTGGTGCGCTGCGCATGCGCGAAGGAGACCAGTGCGCCCCAGTCGCCCCAGGTGTCGCTGGCCAGGAAGGCGAACTTGGGGTCGGTTTCTTCGGAGATCGAGTTATGCGCGCCCTCGGCGGAGAACACCAGCTTGCGATCGCTGTAGTCGAAGGGCCGCGCGGTGGAGATCTTCACCGAACCGGCGATGCCGCCTTCCTCGTCGGCGGCGGTGGGCGATTTCTGTACGGTGACCTGCTGGATGATCTCCGAGGCGAACAGGTCGAATTCGACATCGCGCCCGCCGCTGCCGGAGGCGGTGGCCAGGTCGTTGATGGAGACATGGGTGTATTCGGAAGGCAGGCCGCGCACGTTGACCTTGCTGCCCATGCCCTTGTTGCGCTCGATGGTCACGCCGGGCATGCGCTGCAGCGCTTCGGCGAGGTTCTGCTCGGGAAAGTCCGCCACGTCGGTGGCGACGATGGAATCGGAGAAACCCACGTTGTAGCGCTTGATGTCGACGGCCTGTTCCAGGCTGCGGCTGTAGCTGCCGACCACGGTGACGCTCTCCAGATCCTGCGCGTCCACCGCCTGCGCGCTCGGCGTGGGTGCAGGGGCTGCGGCAGCCGGCGCGGGCGCAGGCGACGGGACGGGCGTTGCGGGGGTGTCGACTTCGATGGTGACGGTGCTGGTGTTGAGGTAGCGGTAGCGCAGGCCGGTGCCCTGCAGCAACTGCGCGAGCGCCTGGTCCGAAGACAGGCCGGCGGGCACGGCGCGCGTGCGGGGATTGCCGGCCTGTGCGGTGTAGACGAACTGCAGGCCGGTCTGGCGCGAGAGTGCATTGAGTGCACTGTCGAGCGATTGCGGCGGGATGGCGTCGGTCGCGACGGTCGCCTGCTGGGCGGCGACGTTGGCGGTCGCAGCCTGCAGGGCAAGAGCAATGGAAAGGGCGAGGATTCGGCGCATCGTGGGATCCGGGTGGAGTGGGGTGGTGGCGCGCGATCGCTCGCGCGCACCTCCACTACGAGGGTGCACGGCGGCGATCGGGCACCGTTTTCTCCGTGAATTTTTTCTTACAGCGCCGGGATCACCACGGGCCGTGCACGGGCGCACGGCGCGAACGCACGCGGATCTCGCGCGCATCGGCACTCACGGTGAGCGTGGGTTGTTCGTCAAGGAAAGCGCGCAGCGAGGCAAGATCGTCCGCGCGCAGGTTGCCGGTCAGGCGCAGCGCACCGGCTTCGCTGTCGTCCACGCGCAGCCGCACGGTGTTCATGCGGTTGAAGCGGTCGGCGATGTCGCGCAGCGGTTCGTCGCGGAACACGACGCGCCGTTGCCACCACGCCGTCATGGCCGCGACATCTTCCTGCACCACACTGACGTGGTGGTCGGCATAGGCCACGCGCGCGGACTGTCCGGCGGCGAGGTCGGCGAGCAGCCGTCCCTTGCCCGCGCGGTCGACCACGTGGATGCGGCCCTCGGCCACGCCGAAGCGCGCCTGGTCGCGCTGCAGCGACACGTCGAAGGTGGTGCCGATGTCGCGCACTTCCAGTCCGGCGGCGTGCACGGTGAACGGGCGGCGATCCGCGGCGACCACGAAACTCGCCTGGCCGCGCGCCAGTTCGATGCGCCGGCGCAACAGGCCGACGGTCACGGTGACGTCGCTTTCCGCGTTGAGGTGCATCACCGTGCCGTCTTCCAGCGTGACCATGCGTGGGGCACCCTGCGCGGCGATGTAGTGGCGCGTCGAAGGCAGCGCCGCATGCACCGCGATACCGATGCCGAGCAGCAGGGCAGCGGCGGTCGCGATGCGCGGCAGGCGCCGCGGTGGTGCGCGCGCGGCGCGTGGACGCGCCGGGCGCAGGGGCAGCGGAACGACGTTGTCGCGTACGCCCGGTACGGCGGCGTCCGCCGGCAGTCCACGCACGGCATCGCCGATCTCGGCGGCGACCCGGGCGATGGCCAGGTATTCGCGCAGGTGCACGGGCGAGGCCACCAGCCATGCCATGAAACGCTGCTGGTCGTCCGGGCCCAGCGCGCCCTCGCGCTGCATCACGTGCCAGTGCGCGGCTTCGCGGGTGGCGGCGGACGTGCCGGGCGGGAACAGGGGCGTGGCCATCACGCGGTCCCCATCGCGCGGCGGCAGACGGCCAGGCCGCGCACCACGTGTTTCTTCACCATGTGCGGCGATACGCCCAGGCGCTCGCCGATCTGGCGGTAGGTCAGGCCGTCGCGGTACTGCATGACGAGGACGGCGCGCGTGCGCGCCGGCAGGGTCGCGAGCAGGGCCTGCATGTGCTGCCGGCGCTGGGCGCGTTCGGTCGCGTCTTCCACGCCTTCCGCGTGGGTGACCAGGGCCGCCACCTGCTCGACATCTTCCATCGGCACGGGCGTGCGTTGCCGGCGCGCGGCCTGTTCGCGCGCCAGGTTCAGCGCCACGGTGAACAGATAGGCCTCGGGGTTGGCGATCTGCTCGCCCTGGCCCTGGTGCGCACGCAACAGGCGCAGGTAGGTTTCCTGCACCAGGTCCTCGGCTTCGTCGTTAGCGCCGCGACGGGCGAAGAACCCACGCAGCGCCGGTGCCTGGTCCGTGAACACGCGGGTGAGTGCGCGGAGCGCGTGTTCGGCCAAGGTCCCGTCCCACGCCGTCGGAGAGGGCGGCAAGGTACGCGGTGAGGATGACGGTTCGGTGACATGCGCCCGACATCAGAGGCGGCTGACGCTGCGCAGACGTATCGCGGCGGCGGCCACGCCCTGCTGTGCAGCCGCGAGCGTGCGCAGTGCCTGCACGACCGCGCCCGGTGTCGCGCAGGCCAGCGCCACCTGGCCCCAGGCGATGCATTGGCCCGCGTCGTAGACCTCGTAGTCGGCGAAATAGTGGCGGGTCTTCGTGGCGTCGACCAGGTCAGGTGCCGACGTGCACATCGCACTCGCATTCTGCGTAGCCAAGCTGTTCCAGTGCGATCTCCAATGCCAGGGCGTAGCTGCGCGCGCCGTAGCCGTCGACCACCGCGAGACGGCGGCCGGCGGTGGTGGGCAGGCTGCCCTCATCGAGATCGTCATGCACTTCCACATACGGATGGGCGAGGCCCTGCACGGCACGCTGCAGCAGCGGATGGTCGGTGAGCGCACCGGGGTCGAGCAGGGTGGCGCGCACACCCCATTCGTTCGCCAGGCGCAGCGCGGTCAGCACGTCCGTGATGGAGCCGCAACTGCGCACGGCCAGCGTCTGGCCTGCGCAACCGGCCCGCTGCACCAGCGCGCCGAGCACCGACGGTGGCAGAGGACGCGCTGGCGAGGCGAGGTTGTCGTGGCGCTCGGGACCACGGATGACGAGAATGGACATGAGAGGCTCCTGGTCAGGCATGGAAGGGCTCCGCGGCGTGCGTATGGCCCGCGCGGCGCAGCGCGATGTCGAGCGCCAATGCGTACGCGCGCGGCAGGTCGTCCCGCAGGATCACGGTGACCAGCGGTGCGTGCCGTGGGTGCACGCGGGGCTCCAGCGCATGCGTGGCGTCGTCGTGCACTTCGATGTACGGCGACGGCAGGTCGTCGAGCGCGTCGCGCAGGGCCCGCCTCTGCGTGACGCCGTCGAGCGCAAGGTCGCCGATATCCAGCAGCAGCATGTCGCTGTGCGCGATGTGCGCACGACGCAGGCAGGACAGCAGGTCGCGCATCGTCGCGAAGGTACGGCAGCGCAGGCGCTGCCCGGCAGCATGCGCGCGTTCGCGCAGCGGAGGGTCGAGGGAGGAGGCGTCGGGAAGCGCGGCATGCGGGCCACGCAGGATCAGGATGGACATGCATCGGGTCGTGGCGCACATCGCGTGCAGTGGGGCCACGATAGGTCCGTGCCGCGTAACGGCTCCATGCGCTTCGGCGCCGGGTGCGTAAAGAACGCGTAGCGTTTCAGCGCTGCGCGATCAATATCGCGCCGGCCAGCGCCAAGGCCGCGGCCCATGCCGCGTCGGACGTGCATGCGCGATGCCACCACGCGCCGCGGCAGACACCGGTGGCGATGAGCTGGATGGTCGCGAGCATGGCCAGCAGATGCAGGCCGACGGCCGCCAACATCAGCAACAGCGAACCGGTGGCGGTGATCGCGCGCGCAGGCGCTTCCGCCATGCACAGCGGGACCAGTGCGGGCACCAGCATGAAGCCGCTGCCGTGTGCGGCGCCCGTCAGGCAGGACCAGGCGGCCAGGTCCACGCGTGATCGGCGGACGACCCGCGATGGAGGGGAGGATGTGATGCGCGCACGCCGTATCAGTCGCCACGCCGCGAGTGCAAGCAGACATCCGCCCGCCACGATCTGCATGCGCTGTGGCGCCAGCCGCACGCCCTGCATCACCAGTGCCACGACCAGCGCCACCGACAGCGCATGTCCTGCGGCGATGGGCAGCAGCGCGCGCCGCACGTCGCGCGCATCGCCGCTGCGGCTCGCTTGTGCCGCGGCGAACAGCCAGCCGTTCGCCGGACTCAGGCCATGGAGCGCTCCGAGACC encodes the following:
- a CDS encoding glycine zipper 2TM domain-containing protein; translation: MNTPRLLLSLGLMSMMSATAAQTYGPEDEGRRFNDGSKVVCKNVEVQKNSKDPNRVAGTAIGAVVGGLLGNQVGSGSGKKVATVGGAVAGGAIGRKVQGNSQEDKGDRIVERRCERVYR
- a CDS encoding pyridoxamine 5'-phosphate oxidase family protein, encoding MHTPEELEKKLWKAIKSDRTLMLGLDGAEAGHTRPMTALLEHEGRGPLWIFTATDNQLAQRTRSPQRALATFASMGHDVFASLQGMLVRDDDRAVIDRLWNPFVAAWYEGGKNDPKLALLRFDAEHAEIWLNEQSLLAGVKLLFGVDPKEDYQDKVADVDLRTHPA
- a CDS encoding TonB-dependent receptor — its product is MRRILALSIALALQAATANVAAQQATVATDAIPPQSLDSALNALSRQTGLQFVYTAQAGNPRTRAVPAGLSSDQALAQLLQGTGLRYRYLNTSTVTIEVDTPATPVPSPAPAPAAAAPAPTPSAQAVDAQDLESVTVVGSYSRSLEQAVDIKRYNVGFSDSIVATDVADFPEQNLAEALQRMPGVTIERNKGMGSKVNVRGLPSEYTHVSINDLATASGSGGRDVEFDLFASEIIQQVTVQKSPTAADEEGGIAGSVKISTARPFDYSDRKLVFSAEGAHNSISEETDPKFAFLASDTWGDWGALVSFAHAQRTNRTDSTSGINFRPLSRFLGASGTRGSQAEAVVERDTGWTIDNRADTAESNLIIFQDKVGDRVYLNDQEKWGATASLQYRPSSTFSLTFDAMVGGYDTTEDEYDAAAYSASSRSTLETIHEYDDTTLSEYGMLVLRDVSYTATQHEFLSKERINKTDYGQYSLALDWNNDLWDVEAMAGYSGAEKTLDYSNLKHVAYAPSRTRWTGRSGETIPSASSAGFDMYASPERYLFEAYETTLEKIDDDKYAAKLDVTRKLDLPFLPALRSVQFGGRYTDRSKERQYGELKITGPGPGDTSWVNTRTLADSPLQWIGDIVPGGAYSVKDLDWQQVSNDFARGYFRYPGFATPFDDAQYYRVDEEVAALYAMTNFDFTLGRVPVTVNAGARYVDTSVVSFGYHPVQNPDGSTGYTDTPVSSDGGYTDVLPSFNLTAELADGLLLRAAGSETLIRPALTDVAYKRTASWSSFRFTDGNPDLKPTYAKQWEIGLEKYLDNGGLLAASYFRKKIDGVVVNALTGVVEDVAVYNANGTLNGYYDFDVYQPVNASGSYDVDGIELIANLPLSALHASLDGFGINANYTMLDSSLAGESDLGIRTPMPGLAEKTWNLTAYYENQHFDARVSYNHKDEYVESIGYNMYPIWRDAYGQLDVSIGYRISDHLKLSLKGINLTDEVTSGYTMDPSFPTMYEKSGRRISLGLRADF
- a CDS encoding FecR domain-containing protein, whose amino-acid sequence is MATPLFPPGTSAATREAAHWHVMQREGALGPDDQQRFMAWLVASPVHLREYLAIARVAAEIGDAVRGLPADAAVPGVRDNVVPLPLRPARPRAARAPPRRLPRIATAAALLLGIGIAVHAALPSTRHYIAAQGAPRMVTLEDGTVMHLNAESDVTVTVGLLRRRIELARGQASFVVAADRRPFTVHAAGLEVRDIGTTFDVSLQRDQARFGVAEGRIHVVDRAGKGRLLADLAAGQSARVAYADHHVSVVQEDVAAMTAWWQRRVVFRDEPLRDIADRFNRMNTVRLRVDDSEAGALRLTGNLRADDLASLRAFLDEQPTLTVSADAREIRVRSRRAPVHGPW
- a CDS encoding sigma-70 family RNA polymerase sigma factor codes for the protein MAEHALRALTRVFTDQAPALRGFFARRGANDEAEDLVQETYLRLLRAHQGQGEQIANPEAYLFTVALNLAREQAARRQRTPVPMEDVEQVAALVTHAEGVEDATERAQRRQHMQALLATLPARTRAVLVMQYRDGLTYRQIGERLGVSPHMVKKHVVRGLAVCRRAMGTA
- a CDS encoding 3-dehydroquinate dehydratase — protein: MSILVIRGPERHDNLASPARPLPPSVLGALVQRAGCAGQTLAVRSCGSITDVLTALRLANEWGVRATLLDPGALTDHPLLQRAVQGLAHPYVEVHDDLDEGSLPTTAGRRLAVVDGYGARSYALALEIALEQLGYAECECDVHVGT